In the Festucalex cinctus isolate MCC-2025b chromosome 10, RoL_Fcin_1.0, whole genome shotgun sequence genome, one interval contains:
- the LOC144026860 gene encoding retinol dehydrogenase 8: MSQKVVLITGCSSGIGLALAARIAKDEKKRFMVYATMRNVSKGEALVEAAGRSLGRTLEIKQLDVCDETSIKTCVDSLPQRKVDVLISNAGVGMIGPIECQSLDEMKTVMDTNFFGLVRLLKEILPDMKRRKKGHVVVISSVMGIQGILFNDVYAASKFAVEGFCESLAVQALRFNLNISLIEPGPVITEFERKVFDEGVKTDLSNADAVTADMFTNIYLKNYKQIFETLGQTAEDVAEHTLRIMTSDNPPFRHQTNTLYTPMTTLKYADPSGDLPIDTFYKMVFEHDKIFNASLNFLKLLRWRSRRSFTLDKSN; this comes from the exons ATGTCTCAAAAGGTGGTCCTGATCACGGGATGTTCCTCCGGCATCGGCCTGGCGCTCGCCGCTCGCATCGCCAAGGATGAGAAGAAGAGATTCATGG TGTACGCCACCATGAGGAACGTGAGCAAAGGCGAAGCGCTGGTGGAGGCGGCGGGTCGCTCGCTGGGCCGCACGCTGGAGATCAAACAGCTGGACGTGTGCGACGAGACGTCCATCAAAACCTGCGTCGACAGCCTGCCCCAACGCAAGGTGGACGTCCTCA TCAGCAACGCCGGCGTGGGCATGATCGGCCCCATCGAGTGCCAGTCGCTGGACGAGATGAAGACGGTGATGGACACCAACTTCTTCGGCCTGGTGCGGCTGCTCAAGGAGATCCTTCCCGACATGAAGCGGCGCAAGAAAGGTCACGTGGTGGTCATCAGCAGCGTCATGGGCATCCAAG GCATCCTCTTCAACGACGTCTACGCCGCGTCCAAGTTCGCCGTGGAGGGATTCTGCGAGAGTTTGGCCGTGCAGGCGCTCCGCTTCAATCTCAA CATCAGCCTGATCGAACCGGGTCCGGTCATCACGGAGTTTGAGCGCAAAGTGTTCGACGAAGGCGTGAAAACGGACCTGAGCAACGCCGACGCGGTGACGGCGGACATGTTCACCAACATCTACCTGAAGAACTACAAGCAGATTTTCGAGACGCTGGGACAGACGGCGGAGGATGTGGCTGAG CACACGCTGAGGATCATGACGTCGGACAACCCGCCGTTCCGCCACCAGACCAACACGCTGTACACGCCCATGACCACGCTCAAGTACGCCGACCCCAGCGGCGACCTGCCCATCGACACCTTCTACAAGATGGTCTTCGAGCACGACAAGATCTTCAACGCCAGCCTCAACTTCCTCAAGCTGCTGCGCTGGCGGAGCAGGCGCAGCTTCACGCTGGACAAAAGCAACTGA